The genome window CTGGTAACAATCTTATCTATCCTGCTGAACAGGTGAATGTCTTTCACCGGAAGTAATGCAAGCTTTTTATCAAAACCGGCGATTTTCAGATCCTTACGTGCATATTTTTCGATAAATGAAGGAAGTTTCTGACTAAATTTTTCTTCGCTGGTGCCAGGCTTCAAACGCAGATAATGGTAAAACATATTGTTACTCGTAAAATTCAGATCAGGCTGCCGCAGGTAATCGCCCACCCAGCCCACTTGGAGCGAGACAAAATAATTTGCATCAATGTGCGACTTCCCTTCCTGACTTTTAAAAACGCCGGTTACCTTGAAATTCTCATTATTCCCTGATTTCCCGCCAATTTTAACCGTCTTGTTCAGCGCAGGCCCACTTCCAAAAAGCCTATGGGCAGCAGCTTCCGAAAGGACCACAGAATGCGCATCTTTCAACGACGTGTGCGGATCGCCTTCGACAAACTCGTAGGTAAAAACATCAAAGAATGTGGAGTCTGCATGAATTCCCTTGGTTTCGTAGAATGACTTTTCGCCTTGCCCCGGCTGGTTTACAGTAAATAGCGACTTGTCTTCCAGGAAATTCTGCCAAAGTCTGGTGACCTGCACCACTTCCGAAAATTCCATTTTCATAGCCTCTGCGTATGGTGCCGGACCCCGCGGGTTATCCATTTTCTCACCACTGGACTGGACATTTTCGCTGCGCAGGAGATACAGGTCGTCAATGTGTTCGTGCTGTTTATCAAAAGAGATCTCACTTTGGATGTATAGCAGCAACAGCATGCAGCATGTCATTCCAACGGATAGTCCAAACACATTAATGGCGGAAAAGAGCTTACTTTTAAGCACATTCCGCCAGGCAATTTTCAAATAATTTTTAATCATGGCTAGTTTTCCTTAATTAATCTTGACCCCGCAAACGCGCTCATTTTCATGAGATGCAGAGGATATTTTATTTTTCATAGCTAAATAGATATTTGAGTCTATTGAATAATTATACCAAGACACGGATAAGCATCATATTACACTCATTATCAATTCATTATATCTAATTTAAAACAACAAAAGTGTCCGGTTTCGGACACTTTTGTTCGGTAATGGACTGGTTGGTGATTTACTCATTCTTCAAACTCTCAACCGGATTAATCAATGCTGTCCTGATGCTTTGATAGCCTACGGTTAACAGGGCGACGGTGATGGCTAATAGGGCGGCGACGGCGAAATACCACCAGGAAATGACAATGCGGTAAGGGAAATCCTGTAACCAGGTGTCTGCCGCGTAATAGGAAAAGGGCAAGGCAAGGACTATGGCAACCAGGACAAGTTTGATGAAATCAGAAGATAGCAATGCTGCTATGCTGGCGGCGGACGCTCCCAGCACTTTTCTGATGCCGATTTCCTTCACCCGCGTTTCCGCATTGAACGTTGCCAGGCCAAATAGCCCGATGCAGGAAACAAAAATGGACAGCATGGCTGCTAATGTGATCATTTCCTTCCACTTCGCTTCCGATTCGTAGCGTTTCAGGTTTTTCGCATCTTCAAATTGATATTCAAACGGCATAAACGGAACGTATTTACGAAATATTTTTTCAACCGTTTTTACGGTTTCCACAGTGTTCCCATTGCTCAGTTTGAGAAATAAGGTGCTTAACCCATAATTAGGATCCTGCGTCATCAACAGCGGCTGGATTGTGTCTTTCAGCGACGCATAATGATAATTTTTGACTACGCCGATGACCGTCAACTTTTGATTCTTCCATTCAAAATTAATTTGCTTCCCAACCGGATTCTGCCATCCGGCCTTTTTCACAAATGCCTCATTCACAACCGCAGACTGCACAGGATCAGAAGGAAAGCTTTTCGAGAAATTACGTCCCCTAATGATCGGAATTCCCAAGGTTTTAAGAAAATTATCGTCCACGCCGATGTATCCAAAATTCATTTTCCCGGTTTCGATATTGGCCAGTGTTCCGTTATAGTTGCCGTTAAATGCTGCAACCTCTTCTATGCCTGCAATGCTTTCAAGTTCTTCTTTCACCACAGCCAGATACTTCTCACCGGATTGGCCCCGACCCAGGCTGAAACTCATCAGATTTTTATCGTTATAACCTAAGTCCTTATTTGTCAAATATTTAAATTGTGAATAAATAACAATCGTCCCGATAACAAGACAAACGGACAACGCAAACTGAAAAACGACCAGGCCTTTGGTCAGATAGTTTTTCTGTGTCAGCCTGGTCCGGTTGTATAATGTCTGCGCCGGGCTGAATCCGGAGAGCACCAATGCGGGATAAAAGCCCGCCACTGCCCCGGTTACGAGGAACAATGCAAAGTATCCGGAAACCAGCTTGCTATCCAGTAAATATGACAATGCCAATTGCTTATTGGCCAGCTCATTGAACGTAGGCAAAACAGCAAGCGTCAGAACAATTGCAAAGACAAATGCCACAAACGAAAGAAAAAATGATTCACCCAGAAACTGGTAAATCAATTGTTTCCGCTGACTTCCCACAACCTTCCTGATGCCGATTTCCTTGGCTCTTTTCAGGGAACGGGCAACAGTTAGATTTACAAAATTAATGCATGCGATCAGCAGGATGAAAATGGCTATGCCAGATAAGATATAACTGTAAATAGCGCTGCTGCCGCGTCCGAGGCCATTGCGCAAGTCGCTTACTTCGCTGTCGAGATGGATGTCCAGGAACGGTTGCAGACTAAAACTGATCTTTTGATCAAAGTCCTTGATCTTGCTGATTTCTTCGGCTGATTTGCTTTTGAAAACCTGATTTAGTTTAGGAATAACGGCCTGGTAACTGGCTTTATCATGCAATAAAACAAATGTGTTCATATAAAAACCCAGCCAATCTTTGTCCGTCCAGCCTCTCACGACCTGCAACTCAAATGGGATCACAGCACCAAACTGCACTGACGAATTCTGCGGGCACTTTTTGGCTACGCCGGACACGACCAACTTCTCAAAA of Dyadobacter chenhuakuii contains these proteins:
- a CDS encoding ABC transporter permease, whose amino-acid sequence is MIKNYLKIAWRNVLKSKLFSAINVFGLSVGMTCCMLLLLYIQSEISFDKQHEHIDDLYLLRSENVQSSGEKMDNPRGPAPYAEAMKMEFSEVVQVTRLWQNFLEDKSLFTVNQPGQGEKSFYETKGIHADSTFFDVFTYEFVEGDPHTSLKDAHSVVLSEAAAHRLFGSGPALNKTVKIGGKSGNNENFKVTGVFKSQEGKSHIDANYFVSLQVGWVGDYLRQPDLNFTSNNMFYHYLRLKPGTSEEKFSQKLPSFIEKYARKDLKIAGFDKKLALLPVKDIHLFSRIDKIVTSTTSTTYLYVLASIAIFTLLIACINFMNLATARSAKRAAEVGMRKVMGAGKSGLIGQFLGESLVLTFLALIVAAVFVVLFLPIFNQLADKALSLSELFKPEIIASFVVLAFITGLLAGSYPAFYLSVFNPLDVIKGKFVNSVSATALRRGLVVFQFVISIGLVVATMVIQGQIKFMQEQPLGFTKEQQIVIPFRSEESRKAYTALRNEMLENNQITAASGTAYYPGILNPSDMFFFCLDKV
- a CDS encoding ABC transporter permease — encoded protein: MIKNYLKIAVRSLMRNKIFSFINIAGLSLGLTCCMLIVLYTKDEVSFDRFQVHKDQLFRIKVTLSDSRETRTLGSTNAIHGPSFKAEIPEIKEIVRAQSNTFVTRKGNELLSEDVLFADNNFFTVFSMPLVAGDPGTVLSNVNSIVLTEEIAEKYFNTTDAVGKTMELKIGDTFEKLVVSGVAKKCPQNSSVQFGAVIPFELQVVRGWTDKDWLGFYMNTFVLLHDKASYQAVIPKLNQVFKSKSAEEISKIKDFDQKISFSLQPFLDIHLDSEVSDLRNGLGRGSSAIYSYILSGIAIFILLIACINFVNLTVARSLKRAKEIGIRKVVGSQRKQLIYQFLGESFFLSFVAFVFAIVLTLAVLPTFNELANKQLALSYLLDSKLVSGYFALFLVTGAVAGFYPALVLSGFSPAQTLYNRTRLTQKNYLTKGLVVFQFALSVCLVIGTIVIYSQFKYLTNKDLGYNDKNLMSFSLGRGQSGEKYLAVVKEELESIAGIEEVAAFNGNYNGTLANIETGKMNFGYIGVDDNFLKTLGIPIIRGRNFSKSFPSDPVQSAVVNEAFVKKAGWQNPVGKQINFEWKNQKLTVIGVVKNYHYASLKDTIQPLLMTQDPNYGLSTLFLKLSNGNTVETVKTVEKIFRKYVPFMPFEYQFEDAKNLKRYESEAKWKEMITLAAMLSIFVSCIGLFGLATFNAETRVKEIGIRKVLGASAASIAALLSSDFIKLVLVAIVLALPFSYYAADTWLQDFPYRIVISWWYFAVAALLAITVALLTVGYQSIRTALINPVESLKNE